One window of the Paraburkholderia sp. PGU19 genome contains the following:
- a CDS encoding TonB family protein: MSTLSLPGRINPTFRRTAALALTLLCAGCNFTVTPPQRPAVVTPPPAAINSLTLDQYRSVVAQRILERNPSYVLRGTPQAMLRSLVVVSFVVDRNGQIVASSVFRTNGDDEAESTALATLRRSAPLPLPPPKLLNAKGQVEMFEDWLFNDNGKFQLRTFASPQAQTID; the protein is encoded by the coding sequence ATGTCTACCCTCTCGCTTCCCGGCCGCATCAACCCGACATTCAGGCGAACAGCGGCACTCGCCTTGACGCTGCTCTGCGCAGGCTGCAACTTCACCGTCACGCCGCCGCAGCGACCCGCGGTCGTCACGCCACCGCCCGCGGCGATCAACAGCCTGACACTCGATCAATACCGTTCGGTCGTCGCGCAACGCATCCTCGAACGCAACCCGTCGTATGTGCTGCGCGGCACTCCGCAGGCGATGCTGCGCTCGCTCGTCGTCGTGTCGTTCGTCGTGGACCGCAATGGACAGATCGTCGCATCGAGCGTCTTTCGCACGAACGGCGACGACGAAGCGGAGAGCACGGCGCTCGCGACCTTGCGACGCTCGGCGCCCTTGCCCCTGCCCCCGCCGAAATTGCTGAACGCGAAAGGCCAGGTGGAAATGTTCGAAGACTGGCTCTTCAACGACAACGGCAAGTTCCAGTTGCGCACGTTCGCGTCGCCGCAGGCACAAACGATCGATTGA
- the minE gene encoding cell division topological specificity factor MinE: protein MSILSFLLGEKKKSASIAKERLQLIIAHERVGGKAPADYLPALQRELVAVISKYVKISDDDIRVNLERHDDLEVLEVKIEIPQA from the coding sequence ATGTCCATTCTTTCGTTTTTGCTGGGCGAGAAGAAGAAGTCTGCGTCGATAGCGAAGGAACGCCTGCAGTTGATCATCGCGCATGAGCGCGTAGGCGGCAAAGCGCCCGCCGATTATCTGCCCGCGTTGCAACGCGAACTCGTCGCCGTGATCTCGAAGTACGTGAAGATTTCCGACGACGATATCCGCGTCAATCTCGAGCGACACGACGACCTCGAAGTGCTCGAGGTCAAGATCGAGATTCCGCAGGCTTGA
- a CDS encoding chloride channel protein codes for MSRTPLLSSSIGRRVRRLWRQYGIFWLGAIAVGLTAVFYARLIDLGYNAFLHLQNEHRWLTLFLTPTVAAASVWLTRRFYRGAEGSGIPQVIATLHSNTSAAGTRLLTFPILLGKILVSFLAILGGFTIGREGPTVQVGAALMFNLRRLYPRSNALIERQLVLAGAAAGLSAAFNTPLAGIVFAIEELTRSFEARTSGVLITAIIIAGIIALGLNGNYTYFGTIDIGTHFPDSLAVAVIITGIVTGIAGGVFGWLLLNTRRWLPAPLLSLNNERPVAFAALCGLVIAVIGLVSGGTTFGSGYAEARGLLYGTEHLSVFYPLLKMASMIGSYLPGIPGGIFAPSLSIGAGFGNVLHMAFSDMQLPMLIALAMVGYLAAVTQSPITSFVIVMEMINGHALVISLMATALVSSRISSVFAPPLYEALANRYMTPAASAATPPVEEESPGEEQPSTPNEAKE; via the coding sequence ATGTCACGGACACCCCTGCTGTCCTCGAGCATCGGCCGGCGCGTACGGCGTCTGTGGCGTCAGTACGGCATTTTCTGGCTGGGTGCGATCGCTGTCGGCCTCACGGCCGTCTTCTATGCGCGGCTGATCGACCTCGGTTACAACGCTTTCCTCCATCTGCAGAACGAGCACCGGTGGCTCACGTTGTTTTTGACGCCCACCGTCGCGGCGGCGTCGGTCTGGCTCACGCGGCGCTTCTATCGCGGCGCCGAAGGCAGCGGCATCCCACAGGTCATCGCGACGCTGCATTCGAACACCAGCGCCGCCGGCACGCGGCTGCTCACGTTCCCGATTCTGCTCGGCAAGATTCTCGTGTCGTTTCTCGCGATACTCGGCGGCTTCACGATCGGGCGCGAAGGGCCGACCGTACAGGTCGGCGCGGCGCTGATGTTCAACCTGCGCCGCCTCTACCCGCGCTCGAATGCGCTGATCGAACGGCAACTGGTGCTGGCGGGCGCGGCGGCCGGCCTGTCGGCGGCCTTCAATACGCCGCTCGCGGGCATCGTGTTCGCCATCGAGGAACTCACCCGCAGCTTCGAAGCGCGCACCAGCGGCGTGCTGATCACGGCCATCATCATCGCCGGGATCATCGCGCTCGGCCTGAACGGCAACTACACGTACTTCGGCACGATCGACATCGGCACGCATTTCCCCGATTCGCTCGCGGTGGCCGTCATCATCACGGGCATCGTCACGGGCATCGCGGGTGGCGTGTTCGGCTGGCTGCTGCTGAACACCCGGCGCTGGCTTCCCGCTCCGTTGCTCAGCCTGAACAACGAGCGGCCCGTCGCGTTTGCCGCGCTGTGCGGACTGGTCATTGCGGTGATCGGTCTCGTGTCGGGCGGTACGACCTTCGGCAGCGGCTACGCGGAAGCGCGCGGGCTGCTCTACGGCACGGAGCATCTGTCGGTGTTCTATCCGCTGCTGAAGATGGCGTCGATGATCGGCTCGTATCTGCCGGGCATTCCCGGTGGCATCTTCGCGCCGTCGCTGTCGATCGGCGCAGGCTTCGGCAATGTGCTGCACATGGCCTTCAGCGACATGCAGTTGCCGATGCTGATCGCGCTCGCGATGGTCGGCTATCTTGCGGCCGTCACGCAGTCGCCGATCACGTCGTTCGTGATCGTGATGGAGATGATCAACGGCCACGCGCTCGTGATTTCGCTGATGGCGACGGCGCTCGTGTCGAGCCGGATTTCGAGCGTGTTTGCGCCGCCGTTGTATGAGGCGCTGGCGAACCGGTACATGACGCCCGCCGCTTCTGCTGCGACGCCTCCCGTCGAAGAAGAAAGCCCTGGCGAAGAACAACCGTCCACGCCCAACGAAGCAAAAGAATGA
- a CDS encoding YXWGXW repeat-containing protein produces MNKSIRLLAVSAVLAVSGLSAVASASAAEVIVVAPSAPPVERFEAVPAPRTGYVWDKGHWRWDHGRYVWVAGHWQAERVGYHWVPGHWVAHGPNWRWVQGHWA; encoded by the coding sequence ATGAACAAGTCGATTCGTCTGCTCGCAGTTTCCGCTGTGCTCGCGGTGTCCGGTCTGTCTGCCGTTGCGTCGGCGTCGGCTGCGGAAGTGATCGTCGTGGCGCCGTCGGCGCCGCCCGTCGAGCGCTTCGAAGCCGTGCCTGCGCCGCGCACGGGCTATGTGTGGGACAAGGGCCACTGGCGCTGGGACCACGGCCGCTACGTGTGGGTGGCGGGACACTGGCAGGCCGAGCGCGTCGGCTATCACTGGGTGCCGGGCCACTGGGTCGCGCATGGTCCGAACTGGCGCTGGGTGCAAGGCCACTGGGCGTGA
- a CDS encoding MFS transporter, protein MSTSPLSSAQPGADRKSSASRVIFASFIGTAIEFYDFYVYATAAALVIGPVFFPHGSATAQALSAFVTFGIAFIARPIGSFLFGHFGDRIGRKSTLVASLLVMGLSTTLIGFVPGYDSIGSLAPILLCVLRFGQGIGLGGEWGGAALLATENAPAGKRGWFGMFPQLGPSIGFLASNGLFFGLALSLSDEQFRSWGWRVPFIVSAVLVALGLYVRLKIAETPAFQAAIDRQECVRVPVATLLSRHLGPVLLGAFAMVVCYTLFYISTVFSLSYGVSALHISRQSFLGMLCVAVVFMALATPLSAWASDRFGRKPVLIVGCIAAILSGFTMAPLLGSGSMPLVQLFLIIELFLMGVTFAPMGALLPELFPTNVRYTGAGVAYNLGGILGASVAPYIAQMLAAKGGLSWVGLYVSTAAAVSLVGVLCMRETRDTRLM, encoded by the coding sequence ATGTCCACATCGCCCCTTTCTAGCGCCCAGCCCGGCGCAGACCGAAAGAGCAGCGCTTCGCGCGTGATCTTCGCGAGCTTCATCGGCACCGCGATCGAGTTCTACGACTTCTACGTCTACGCGACGGCGGCCGCGCTCGTCATCGGCCCGGTGTTTTTCCCGCACGGCTCGGCGACCGCTCAGGCGCTGTCGGCGTTCGTCACATTCGGCATCGCGTTCATCGCGCGGCCGATCGGCTCGTTCCTGTTCGGCCACTTCGGCGACCGCATCGGACGCAAATCGACGCTCGTCGCGTCGCTGCTGGTCATGGGCCTGTCGACGACGCTGATCGGCTTCGTGCCCGGCTACGACTCGATCGGCAGCCTCGCGCCGATCCTGCTGTGCGTGTTGCGCTTCGGCCAGGGCATCGGCCTCGGCGGCGAATGGGGCGGCGCCGCCCTGCTCGCAACCGAGAACGCACCCGCCGGCAAGCGCGGCTGGTTCGGCATGTTCCCGCAACTCGGGCCGTCGATCGGCTTTCTCGCCTCCAACGGGCTGTTCTTCGGCCTCGCGCTGTCGCTGTCCGACGAGCAATTCCGCAGCTGGGGCTGGCGCGTGCCGTTCATCGTCAGCGCGGTGCTGGTCGCGCTCGGCCTGTACGTGCGCCTGAAAATCGCGGAAACGCCGGCGTTCCAGGCAGCGATCGACCGCCAGGAGTGCGTGCGCGTGCCCGTCGCAACGCTGCTCAGCCGCCATCTGGGTCCGGTACTGCTCGGCGCGTTCGCGATGGTCGTCTGCTACACGCTGTTCTATATCTCGACGGTGTTCTCGCTGTCGTATGGCGTGTCGGCGCTGCACATCTCGCGTCAGAGCTTCCTCGGCATGCTGTGCGTCGCCGTCGTCTTCATGGCGCTCGCGACGCCGCTGTCCGCATGGGCCAGCGACCGCTTCGGCCGCAAGCCGGTGCTGATCGTCGGCTGCATCGCCGCGATCCTGTCGGGCTTCACGATGGCGCCGTTGCTCGGCAGCGGCTCGATGCCGCTCGTGCAGCTGTTCCTCATCATCGAGCTGTTCCTGATGGGCGTCACCTTTGCACCGATGGGCGCGCTGCTGCCAGAACTGTTCCCGACCAACGTGCGCTACACGGGCGCGGGCGTCGCGTACAACCTGGGCGGCATTCTGGGCGCATCGGTGGCGCCGTATATCGCGCAGATGCTGGCGGCGAAGGGCGGCCTGTCGTGGGTGGGACTGTACGTGTCGACGGCAGCCGCGGTGAGCCTGGTCGGCGTGCTGTGCATGCGCGAAACGCGCGATACACGGTTGATGTGA
- the waaC gene encoding lipopolysaccharide heptosyltransferase I, protein MKRILIVKVTSMGDVIQAQPIVSDLKRAFPGVEVDWAVDESFAEIARWNPGTDRVLAAPLRRFKKARRWSDFKAIWQSIAELRAYRYDFALDIHGVYKSAIISFLSRSRKRLGYGNEHLGERGAAFAYTGRFAPARDRNAWSGMRETVSTALGYPLDNPPDYNLHIPAPSRPLVDTGGRPLAMLFHAASKDDKKWPAAHWIAIAQELVRRGFHVVVPWGSQAERSEGLAIVDQVEGAELLPQLSVTEIAQVIAASDFVIGVDTGFVHLAHALGKRTVMIFIATSRETFENNVPFRSVSIGDGNSVPPVAEALAAIDHVHADPLGLGGQGKSVAAA, encoded by the coding sequence ATGAAGCGAATTCTCATCGTCAAAGTCACCTCCATGGGCGACGTGATACAGGCTCAGCCGATCGTATCGGATCTGAAGCGCGCGTTTCCCGGTGTCGAGGTCGACTGGGCAGTCGACGAATCGTTCGCCGAGATTGCCCGCTGGAATCCCGGCACCGACCGTGTGCTGGCCGCACCGCTGCGCCGCTTCAAGAAGGCGCGCCGCTGGTCGGATTTCAAGGCGATCTGGCAGTCGATCGCCGAACTGCGCGCGTATCGTTACGACTTCGCGCTGGACATTCACGGCGTCTACAAGAGCGCGATCATCTCGTTCCTGTCGCGTTCGCGAAAGCGCCTCGGTTATGGCAACGAGCATCTCGGCGAGCGCGGTGCGGCGTTCGCCTATACCGGCCGGTTCGCGCCGGCGCGCGATCGCAATGCATGGAGCGGCATGCGCGAGACCGTCAGCACGGCGCTCGGCTATCCGCTCGACAATCCGCCTGACTACAACCTGCATATTCCCGCGCCGTCCAGGCCGCTCGTCGATACGGGCGGACGCCCGCTGGCGATGCTGTTCCACGCGGCATCCAAGGACGACAAGAAGTGGCCGGCGGCGCACTGGATCGCCATCGCGCAAGAACTCGTGCGGCGCGGCTTTCATGTCGTCGTGCCGTGGGGGTCGCAGGCTGAGCGTAGCGAGGGGCTGGCGATCGTCGATCAGGTGGAGGGCGCGGAACTGCTGCCGCAACTGAGCGTGACCGAAATCGCCCAGGTGATCGCGGCGTCGGACTTCGTGATCGGCGTCGATACGGGCTTCGTCCATCTGGCGCACGCGCTCGGCAAGCGCACCGTGATGATCTTCATCGCGACGTCGCGGGAAACGTTTGAGAATAACGTGCCGTTCCGGTCGGTTTCGATTGGGGATGGCAATTCGGTGCCGCCCGTTGCCGAGGCGCTGGCCGCCATCGATCACGTTCACGCCGACCCGCTCGGTCTTGGCGGACAGGGCAAATCGGTCGCCGCGGCCTGA
- a CDS encoding GNAT family N-acetyltransferase: MSPSLTVRRIAADQGVVFRELRTASLREAPYAFGETQEEALSADASTFEETAARHAASATSTSFILYTEGHPAGLIGACFEDAPSHRAFVSELWVAPAVRHLRGGELLVNTASGWLAGAGATEIYAWIPDANRNAMRFYERLGFGPTGEHERIARAPDQFQTLLVRHVPQETAPDDPAHGQAG; the protein is encoded by the coding sequence ATGAGTCCTTCACTGACCGTTCGCCGTATCGCAGCCGATCAGGGCGTCGTCTTCCGCGAGCTTCGTACCGCCTCGCTGCGCGAAGCGCCTTACGCATTCGGCGAGACGCAGGAAGAAGCGCTGTCGGCCGATGCGTCCACGTTCGAAGAAACGGCCGCGCGGCACGCCGCGTCGGCCACGTCGACATCGTTCATCCTGTACACGGAAGGGCATCCCGCCGGTCTGATCGGCGCGTGCTTCGAGGACGCGCCCTCGCATCGCGCGTTCGTCAGCGAGCTGTGGGTCGCGCCCGCCGTGCGGCATCTGCGCGGCGGCGAGTTGCTCGTCAACACGGCGAGCGGGTGGCTCGCAGGGGCGGGCGCCACCGAAATCTACGCGTGGATCCCCGACGCGAACCGCAACGCCATGCGTTTCTACGAGCGTCTCGGCTTCGGCCCGACGGGCGAGCACGAGCGCATAGCCCGCGCGCCGGACCAGTTTCAGACGCTGCTCGTGCGTCATGTGCCGCAAGAGACGGCACCAGACGATCCCGCTCACGGGCAGGCCGGTTAA
- the minC gene encoding septum site-determining protein MinC has protein sequence MSPKKSPFFELRSGAVDTLLFVVKTTNLDEMRAELTRRFEATPEFFANDTVAIDVRRLAENERVPLADIAKLLDSVRMRPIGVVADSTQHAWANDAGLPLLDARDARDARVSKSNVEAGGDEAKAAATAKTDTAPAAEPAAQEPEQAGSAAAEPVRIGTSSQTMVVDKPLRSGQRIYAKGDLVVLGMVSNGAEVIAEGNIHIYAPLRGRALAGVHGNHDARIFCTCLEPELISIAGIYRTTENPLPADVLGKAVQIWLDEEKLMIEPLRLT, from the coding sequence ATGTCGCCGAAGAAATCGCCATTTTTTGAACTGCGCAGTGGCGCGGTCGACACATTGCTGTTTGTCGTCAAGACGACCAACCTCGATGAGATGCGTGCCGAGCTGACCCGGCGCTTCGAGGCGACGCCCGAATTCTTCGCGAACGACACCGTTGCCATCGACGTGCGCCGTCTTGCGGAAAATGAGCGCGTGCCGCTCGCGGACATCGCGAAGCTGCTGGACAGTGTGCGCATGCGTCCCATCGGCGTCGTCGCCGACAGCACGCAGCACGCGTGGGCGAACGACGCCGGTCTGCCGCTGCTCGATGCGCGCGACGCTCGGGACGCTCGCGTCAGCAAGAGCAATGTGGAAGCAGGCGGCGACGAAGCAAAGGCTGCCGCCACGGCGAAAACAGACACGGCACCCGCTGCGGAGCCTGCCGCGCAGGAGCCGGAGCAGGCCGGCTCGGCAGCCGCCGAACCCGTGCGCATCGGCACCTCGTCGCAGACGATGGTGGTCGACAAGCCGCTGCGTTCAGGCCAGCGCATCTACGCGAAGGGCGATCTCGTCGTGCTCGGCATGGTGAGCAACGGCGCCGAAGTGATCGCGGAAGGCAACATCCATATTTACGCGCCGTTGCGCGGCCGCGCTCTGGCGGGCGTGCACGGCAATCACGACGCGCGCATCTTCTGCACGTGTCTCGAACCCGAGCTGATCTCGATTGCGGGCATCTACCGGACGACCGAGAACCCGCTGCCTGCCGACGTGCTCGGCAAGGCGGTGCAGATCTGGCTCGATGAAGAAAAGCTGATGATCGAACCGCTGCGGCTCACCTGA
- the map gene encoding type I methionyl aminopeptidase, producing MAITYKTPEDVARLRISGRLAADVLAMIGEHVKPGISTGELDAICHDYIVDTQKAIAANVGYMGFPKTVCTSVNSVVCHGIPDRSEILKDGDIINIDVAVIKDGYFGDTSRMYTVGEPSPVAQQLIDTTYEAMLAGIRQVKPGATLGDVGHAIQKIAQREGFSIVRDYCGHGIGKVYHEDPQVLHYGQPGQGVRLKPGMVFTIEPMINAGRAGTSVMRDGWTVVTKDRSLSAQWEHMVAVTDDGYELLTPWPDGTGRYEAP from the coding sequence ATGGCCATCACCTACAAGACTCCCGAAGACGTCGCGCGCTTGCGCATCTCAGGCCGGCTCGCCGCCGACGTGCTCGCCATGATCGGCGAGCATGTGAAGCCCGGCATCTCCACGGGCGAACTCGACGCGATCTGCCACGACTACATCGTAGACACGCAGAAGGCGATTGCCGCGAACGTCGGCTACATGGGCTTTCCGAAGACGGTGTGCACGTCGGTGAACTCCGTCGTGTGCCACGGCATTCCCGATCGAAGCGAGATCCTCAAGGACGGCGACATCATCAACATCGACGTGGCCGTCATCAAGGACGGCTATTTCGGCGACACGAGCCGCATGTACACGGTCGGCGAGCCGAGCCCGGTCGCACAGCAGCTGATCGACACGACGTATGAGGCGATGCTCGCGGGCATCCGCCAGGTCAAGCCGGGCGCGACGCTCGGCGACGTCGGCCATGCGATCCAGAAGATCGCGCAGCGCGAAGGCTTTTCGATCGTGCGCGATTACTGCGGGCACGGCATCGGCAAGGTGTATCACGAGGACCCGCAGGTGCTGCACTACGGCCAGCCGGGGCAGGGCGTGCGCCTGAAGCCAGGCATGGTGTTCACGATCGAGCCGATGATCAACGCGGGCCGCGCCGGCACGTCGGTGATGCGCGACGGCTGGACGGTCGTCACCAAAGACCGCTCGCTGTCCGCGCAATGGGAGCACATGGTTGCCGTCACCGACGACGGCTACGAACTGCTCACGCCGTGGCCCGACGGCACGGGGCGCTACGAGGCGCCCTGA
- a CDS encoding MlaD family protein, whose translation MNRPPELPEAVAVPRKRWRIQWIWLVPVVAVLVGVWLAVQAVLSQGPTITISFKTGEGLEAGKTKIKFKDVDIGVVKSVALSKDYKSVVATAELTRDATDMLVDDTRFWVVRPRVTGGNVSGISTLLSGAFIGMDIGRAKNERRDYTGLEVPPVFASDVPGREFVLHASNLASLDVGSPVYFRRLRVGQVTSYELDKNGGGITLHIFVNAPYDRYVKSDSRFWEAGGIDIALGTDGVKINTQSLVSILIGGLAFETPAESLAEAEAQVRTPFTLFATRADAMKVQDRIVDTYVLNFKESVRGLTVGAPVDFRGIVLGEVAAIYTRFDPVTKQISIPVEIKFYPERFTSRYAGEPGEGRVVRDPKEIADFLVSRGFRGQLKTGSLLTGQLYVSFDFFPHAQKASIDWSRTPAELPTEPSGLQSLQESINRIVTRIDKLPIEEIGKNTQQALADAGTLMQSLNTQVVPQAKSTLSAAQATLNSANSALAPDSTLQQDTSDAIRELARTAASFRALSDYLQRHPEALIRGKQEDAK comes from the coding sequence ATGAACCGCCCGCCCGAGCTACCTGAAGCCGTCGCCGTGCCGCGCAAGCGCTGGCGCATCCAGTGGATCTGGCTGGTGCCTGTCGTCGCCGTGCTGGTCGGCGTCTGGCTCGCTGTGCAGGCGGTGCTCTCGCAAGGGCCGACCATCACGATCAGCTTCAAGACAGGCGAAGGGCTCGAAGCGGGCAAGACCAAGATTAAGTTCAAGGACGTCGATATCGGCGTCGTAAAGAGTGTTGCGCTGTCGAAGGACTACAAGAGCGTCGTCGCCACGGCCGAACTCACGCGCGACGCCACCGACATGCTCGTCGACGACACGCGCTTCTGGGTCGTGCGGCCGCGCGTGACGGGCGGCAACGTGTCGGGCATCAGCACATTGTTGTCAGGCGCGTTCATCGGGATGGACATCGGCCGCGCGAAGAATGAGCGGCGCGACTACACGGGGCTGGAAGTGCCGCCCGTGTTCGCGAGCGACGTGCCGGGCCGCGAGTTCGTGCTGCACGCATCGAACCTGGCTTCGCTCGATGTCGGTTCGCCGGTCTATTTCCGGCGCTTGCGCGTCGGGCAGGTGACGTCGTACGAACTCGACAAGAACGGTGGCGGCATCACGTTGCATATCTTCGTGAACGCGCCGTACGACCGCTACGTGAAGAGCGATTCGCGCTTCTGGGAAGCAGGCGGTATCGATATCGCACTCGGCACGGATGGCGTGAAGATCAACACGCAGTCGCTGGTGTCGATCCTGATCGGCGGTCTGGCCTTCGAAACGCCCGCGGAGTCGCTGGCGGAGGCCGAAGCGCAGGTGCGCACACCGTTTACGCTGTTCGCGACGCGCGCCGATGCGATGAAGGTGCAGGACCGCATCGTCGATACCTATGTGCTCAACTTCAAGGAATCGGTGCGCGGCCTGACGGTGGGTGCGCCCGTCGATTTTCGCGGCATCGTGCTCGGCGAGGTGGCGGCGATCTATACGCGTTTTGATCCCGTCACGAAACAGATCAGCATTCCTGTCGAGATCAAGTTCTATCCGGAGCGCTTCACGTCGCGCTATGCGGGCGAACCAGGAGAAGGACGCGTGGTGCGCGATCCAAAGGAGATCGCAGATTTCCTCGTGTCGCGCGGCTTCCGCGGGCAACTGAAAACGGGCAGCCTGCTGACAGGCCAACTGTACGTCTCGTTCGATTTCTTCCCGCATGCGCAGAAGGCGAGCATTGACTGGAGCCGCACGCCCGCCGAGCTGCCGACCGAGCCGAGCGGCCTGCAATCGCTGCAGGAGTCGATCAACCGGATCGTCACGCGCATCGACAAGCTGCCGATCGAGGAGATCGGCAAGAACACACAGCAGGCGCTCGCCGATGCGGGTACGCTGATGCAGAGCCTCAATACCCAGGTGGTGCCGCAGGCGAAGAGCACGTTGTCGGCGGCGCAGGCCACGCTCAATTCGGCGAATAGCGCGCTGGCGCCTGATTCGACGCTGCAGCAGGATACGAGCGACGCGATCCGCGAACTCGCGCGCACGGCGGCGTCGTTCCGTGCGCTCTCGGATTATCTGCAACGCCATCCCGAAGCGCTGATACGAGGCAAACAGGAGGACGCAAAGTGA
- the minD gene encoding septum site-determining protein MinD: MAKIIVVTSGKGGVGKTTTSASFASALALRGAKTAVIDFDVGLRNLDLIMGCERRVVYDLINVIQGEANLNQAMIKDKKCENLFILPASQTRDKDALTMEGVEKVINDLIAMDFEYIVCDSPAGIESGALLAMHFADEALIVTNPEVSSVRDSDRILGILSSKTKRAIDGKEPIKEHLLITRYNPKRVSEGEMLSLTDIQEILRIDLIGVIPESEAVLHASNQGLPAVHLDGTDVAEAYKDVVSRFLGEQKSLRFTDYQKPGLLQRLFGTK; this comes from the coding sequence ATGGCAAAAATCATTGTGGTGACTTCGGGCAAGGGTGGCGTAGGCAAGACGACCACGAGCGCGAGTTTCGCATCCGCGCTCGCATTGCGTGGCGCGAAAACGGCAGTGATCGATTTCGACGTGGGCCTGCGCAATCTCGATCTCATCATGGGCTGCGAGCGTCGCGTGGTGTACGACCTGATCAACGTGATCCAGGGCGAAGCCAACCTGAATCAGGCGATGATCAAGGACAAGAAGTGCGAGAACCTGTTCATCCTGCCCGCGTCGCAGACGCGCGATAAAGACGCGCTGACGATGGAAGGCGTCGAGAAGGTCATCAACGACCTGATCGCGATGGACTTCGAATACATCGTGTGCGATTCGCCGGCGGGTATCGAATCGGGCGCGCTGCTCGCCATGCACTTCGCGGATGAAGCGCTGATCGTGACGAACCCGGAAGTGTCGTCGGTGCGCGACTCGGATCGCATTCTCGGCATTCTGTCGTCGAAGACCAAGCGCGCGATCGACGGCAAGGAGCCCATCAAGGAGCATCTGCTGATCACGCGCTACAACCCGAAGCGCGTGAGCGAAGGCGAGATGCTGTCGCTCACCGATATTCAGGAAATCCTGCGCATCGACCTGATTGGCGTGATTCCGGAATCGGAAGCCGTGCTGCATGCGTCGAACCAGGGCTTGCCCGCTGTGCACCTCGACGGCACGGATGTCGCCGAAGCGTACAAGGACGTCGTATCGCGTTTCCTCGGCGAGCAGAAGTCGCTTCGCTTTACCGATTACCAGAAGCCGGGCCTGCTGCAGCGCCTCTTCGGCACCAAGTAA
- a CDS encoding PqiC family protein: MKRSMLPPGACVCVAAAITVLAACSSPRSNFYTLSPDTTLESAGAPLSVSVVVGPVTVPELVDRPQLVTRVSGNEVKLNEFARWGEPLRSGVADVIAADLTRLLGSQRVSVSSQTVAGTEAYRVRVDILQFDSSPGEAVAVDALWTVRVTGRTALLTGRSTVREPVQGADDTALVAAHSRALATVSRDIAAAIRSAPPG; this comes from the coding sequence GTGAAGCGATCGATGCTCCCGCCCGGCGCATGCGTTTGCGTCGCCGCCGCCATTACCGTGCTGGCCGCGTGCAGCTCGCCGCGCTCGAACTTCTATACGCTGAGTCCCGACACGACGCTCGAAAGCGCGGGCGCGCCGCTGTCGGTGTCGGTGGTGGTCGGGCCCGTGACGGTCCCAGAACTGGTCGACCGGCCGCAGCTCGTGACTCGCGTGTCGGGCAACGAAGTGAAGCTCAACGAGTTCGCGCGCTGGGGCGAGCCGCTCAGGAGCGGCGTGGCCGATGTGATTGCTGCCGACCTGACGCGGCTGCTCGGCTCGCAGCGTGTGTCGGTGTCGTCGCAGACGGTGGCGGGCACGGAAGCGTACCGTGTGCGCGTCGATATCCTGCAGTTCGATTCGAGTCCCGGCGAGGCCGTCGCCGTCGACGCGCTGTGGACCGTGCGCGTGACGGGCCGCACGGCCTTGCTGACGGGCCGTTCGACGGTACGCGAGCCGGTGCAGGGCGCGGATGACACGGCGCTCGTTGCTGCGCACAGCCGGGCGCTCGCCACCGTGAGCCGCGACATCGCCGCGGCGATCCGGAGCGCGCCGCCGGGTTGA